A stretch of the Sulfurimonas sp. HSL3-1 genome encodes the following:
- a CDS encoding KH domain-containing protein, with amino-acid sequence MVTDFVAEYARLIASYPEDIRVEMFEGDEIAEIVLYANGADIGKLIGKEGKMIGAIKTVISGCKAKDGKSYRINVETAE; translated from the coding sequence ATGGTCACCGATTTCGTCGCCGAATACGCACGTCTCATCGCCTCCTATCCCGAGGACATCCGCGTCGAGATGTTCGAAGGTGACGAGATCGCCGAAATCGTCCTCTATGCCAACGGCGCCGACATCGGCAAGCTGATCGGCAAAGAGGGCAAAATGATCGGCGCCATCAAAACCGTTATCTCCGGCTGCAAAGCCAAAGACGGCAAAAGCTACCGCATCAATGTCGAAACGGCAGAATAA
- a CDS encoding HAMP domain-containing sensor histidine kinase, translated as MNLFARLLDRISRYRPKTIIIWATLVSTAVSFVVAGGTFYLFMGQLPPIVVFLSIAMPLLLTPTILSAVLNLMLRMKRYKTALEEAIEKNHEKDLLLFEQERFVLMGEMLSNISHQWRQPLNAVNLTLLSLKLAQATGKLDDETLDQAFETIEQNTLYLSDTIEDFRSFFQNRAPTKILPLKQIVSEMEGIVAPLLKSARITLRIEGTDAQEAYHLEIATAISQVLLNLISNAKDALEGYDIEPKQITLLFNKNGEGMTITVSDNGPGIAPEIKPKIFDPYFTTKKQMKGSGIGLHMSRQIIEKIFAGAIAVDTSKTGTTFSIFIPYSEHCRLAAEVPTPEGEA; from the coding sequence ATGAATCTTTTTGCCCGTCTCCTCGACAGAATCAGCCGCTATCGCCCGAAAACGATCATCATCTGGGCGACACTGGTCTCTACCGCCGTCTCCTTCGTGGTGGCAGGCGGCACCTTCTATCTTTTTATGGGTCAATTGCCCCCCATTGTCGTCTTTCTCTCCATCGCGATGCCGCTGCTGCTGACCCCGACGATCCTCTCCGCCGTCCTCAACCTGATGCTGCGTATGAAGCGCTACAAAACGGCCCTCGAAGAGGCCATCGAAAAAAACCACGAGAAAGATCTGCTGCTCTTCGAACAGGAGCGCTTCGTCCTGATGGGGGAGATGCTCTCAAACATCTCCCACCAGTGGCGCCAGCCCCTCAACGCCGTCAACCTCACCCTCCTGTCGCTCAAACTCGCCCAGGCAACGGGGAAACTCGACGATGAGACCCTGGACCAGGCCTTTGAAACGATTGAACAGAACACCCTCTATCTCTCCGATACCATCGAAGACTTCCGCTCCTTTTTCCAAAACCGGGCCCCGACGAAGATCCTGCCCCTGAAACAGATCGTTTCCGAGATGGAGGGAATCGTCGCCCCGCTGCTCAAAAGCGCCCGTATCACCTTGCGTATCGAGGGTACCGATGCCCAGGAAGCGTACCACCTGGAGATCGCGACCGCCATCTCGCAGGTGCTGCTGAACCTCATCAGCAACGCCAAAGACGCCTTGGAGGGGTACGACATCGAACCCAAACAGATCACGCTCCTGTTCAACAAAAACGGCGAAGGCATGACCATTACGGTTTCGGACAATGGCCCCGGCATCGCCCCCGAGATCAAACCGAAGATCTTCGATCCCTACTTCACGACAAAGAAACAGATGAAAGGGAGCGGCATCGGGCTGCACATGAGCCGCCAGATCATCGAAAAGATCTTTGCCGGCGCCATCGCCGTCGACACCTCCAAGACGGGAACGACCTTCAGTATCTTCATTCCCTACTCCGAGCACTGCCGTCTCGCGGCGGAAGTACCTACGCCGGAGGGAGAGGCCTGA
- the ffh gene encoding signal recognition particle protein: MFDTLTDSFTSAIKKIRFHDDEKALKKALAELKKALLKADVHHKVVKELIDRVELDTKKAGIGKDQFLDAMRFTLHDLLKSEGHQGFVFAANPPTVILMTGLQGSGKTTTTGKLATYLKEQKKKKVLIVAADLQRMAAVEQLRQITEQIGVDLYEDEATKNPVEVVTAAMAKAKSNLYDVVLVDTAGRLAIDEELMSELKQVRDAAKPSEIFYVADSMTGQDAVRTAQSFKEQIGIDGVILSKYDGDAKGGVALGIASQVQVPLRFIGAGEKMADLEVFLPDRIVNRLMGLGDIEGLAEKASSVIDEKQAKKLTQKIKKGQFNFNDFLEQMESMKKLGSMKSLMGMIPGMGDMSKALKDFDLENSQELKQIKALVSSMTPKERENPDLLNNSRKQRLAKGAGMDQMDVNRILKQFKNAAKMAKKFSGKKGMQDLQNMMSQMQGGKFPR; the protein is encoded by the coding sequence GTGTTTGATACCCTGACGGATTCGTTTACGTCCGCCATTAAAAAGATCCGCTTCCATGACGATGAAAAGGCGCTGAAGAAAGCGCTTGCCGAACTGAAAAAAGCGCTGCTCAAAGCCGATGTCCATCACAAGGTTGTCAAAGAGCTTATCGACCGCGTCGAACTGGATACGAAGAAAGCCGGCATCGGCAAGGATCAGTTCCTTGACGCGATGCGCTTTACCCTGCACGACCTGCTGAAGAGCGAAGGGCACCAGGGGTTTGTTTTTGCGGCAAATCCCCCCACCGTCATCCTGATGACCGGCCTTCAGGGTTCGGGGAAAACGACGACAACAGGGAAACTCGCCACCTACCTCAAAGAGCAGAAAAAGAAGAAGGTCCTGATCGTCGCGGCGGACCTGCAGCGTATGGCCGCCGTCGAACAGCTCCGCCAGATCACGGAGCAGATCGGCGTCGACCTTTATGAAGACGAGGCGACCAAGAACCCGGTCGAGGTCGTCACGGCGGCCATGGCCAAAGCCAAAAGCAACCTCTACGACGTCGTGCTCGTCGATACCGCCGGACGCCTGGCCATCGACGAAGAGCTGATGAGCGAACTGAAGCAGGTCCGTGACGCCGCGAAGCCGAGCGAGATCTTCTACGTCGCCGACTCCATGACGGGGCAGGATGCCGTCCGCACCGCCCAGAGCTTCAAAGAGCAGATCGGGATCGACGGGGTCATCCTGAGCAAGTACGACGGTGACGCCAAAGGCGGGGTCGCGCTGGGCATCGCCTCTCAGGTTCAGGTGCCGCTGCGCTTTATCGGTGCCGGTGAGAAGATGGCGGACCTCGAAGTCTTCCTCCCCGACCGCATCGTCAACCGCCTGATGGGCCTGGGGGACATCGAAGGGCTGGCGGAGAAGGCCTCAAGCGTTATCGATGAGAAGCAGGCGAAAAAGCTGACCCAGAAGATCAAGAAGGGACAGTTCAACTTCAACGACTTCCTCGAGCAGATGGAGAGCATGAAAAAGCTCGGCTCCATGAAATCCCTGATGGGCATGATCCCGGGGATGGGGGACATGTCCAAGGCGCTCAAAGACTTCGACCTGGAGAACTCCCAGGAGCTCAAACAGATCAAGGCGCTGGTCAGCTCCATGACCCCCAAAGAGCGCGAAAACCCCGACCTGCTCAACAACAGCCGCAAGCAGCGCCTGGCCAAAGGGGCCGGGATGGACCAGATGGACGTCAACCGCATCCTCAAGCAGTTCAAAAACGCCGCGAAGATGGCCAAGAAATTCTCCGGCAAAAAAGGGATGCAGGATCTGCAGAACATGATGAGCCAGATGCAGGGCGGCAAGTTCCCGCGCTGA
- the trmD gene encoding tRNA (guanosine(37)-N1)-methyltransferase TrmD, whose amino-acid sequence MTFTYVTLFSNLIEGYFQDSILKRAQEKGLFNVSYLNPRDFTTNKHGKVDDTAVGGGAGMVMTPQPLFDTLKQLRENDPDVHIVFATPVGKPFVQNDAKRLAKKSHVAFVSGRYEGIDERVIETFADELFSIGDYILTGGELPSLVMTDAIARNLEGVLGNSESLETESFETHLLEAPSYGKPPLFENMGVPSEFLKGNHSKIAALKIALSECKTKFFRPEQLKRHRKRTLYEK is encoded by the coding sequence GTGACTTTTACCTACGTCACCCTCTTCTCCAACCTGATCGAAGGGTATTTCCAGGACTCCATCCTCAAGCGGGCACAGGAGAAGGGACTGTTCAACGTTTCCTACCTCAACCCGCGCGACTTTACGACGAACAAGCACGGCAAGGTCGACGACACCGCCGTCGGCGGCGGGGCCGGGATGGTGATGACCCCGCAGCCGCTTTTCGACACCCTGAAACAACTCCGTGAAAACGATCCGGACGTCCATATCGTTTTCGCAACCCCTGTCGGCAAACCGTTTGTGCAGAACGACGCCAAACGCCTTGCCAAGAAAAGCCATGTCGCATTTGTCAGCGGCCGCTACGAAGGCATAGACGAAAGGGTCATCGAGACCTTTGCGGACGAACTCTTCAGTATCGGTGATTACATCCTGACCGGCGGGGAGCTGCCCTCGCTGGTCATGACAGATGCCATTGCCCGCAACCTTGAAGGCGTACTCGGAAACAGCGAGTCGCTGGAGACGGAAAGCTTTGAAACCCATCTGCTGGAAGCCCCATCCTACGGAAAGCCCCCGCTTTTTGAGAATATGGGCGTGCCATCAGAATTCTTAAAGGGAAACCACAGTAAAATTGCGGCACTCAAAATTGCCTTGTCAGAATGCAAGACTAAATTCTTCAGGCCTGAGCAGCTTAAAAGGCATAGAAAAAGGACATTGTATGAGAAATAA
- the smpB gene encoding SsrA-binding protein SmpB: MGETIAKNKKAYHDYEILEKFEAGLVLQGSEVKGIRAGRVNLKDSFVKIVRGEAFLFNAHIGRLETTHHYYGHEERGSRKLLLHKKEIAKLIAAVEKEGHTIVPLQLYFNRKNIVKIQIAIARGKKLHDKRADMKEKDMKRDIERALKDY, translated from the coding sequence GTGGGCGAAACGATTGCCAAAAACAAAAAAGCCTATCATGACTACGAGATCCTCGAAAAATTCGAAGCGGGCCTCGTGCTCCAGGGCAGCGAAGTCAAAGGGATTCGGGCCGGACGGGTCAATCTCAAGGACAGCTTTGTCAAGATCGTCAGAGGCGAAGCTTTTTTGTTCAATGCCCATATCGGCCGCCTGGAGACGACGCACCACTACTACGGCCACGAGGAGCGCGGCAGCCGGAAGCTTCTCCTGCACAAGAAAGAGATCGCCAAGCTGATCGCCGCCGTCGAAAAAGAGGGGCACACTATCGTCCCGCTGCAGCTCTATTTCAACCGCAAAAACATCGTCAAGATCCAGATCGCCATTGCGCGGGGTAAAAAGCTGCACGATAAACGCGCCGACATGAAAGAGAAAGATATGAAGCGCGACATTGAACGGGCGTTAAAAGACTACTAG
- the rpsP gene encoding 30S ribosomal protein S16, with translation MTTIRLTRMGRKKQPFYRVAVTDSRKRRDGGWIELIGWYNPMTKEQKIDEERLNYWISVGATMSDRVKKITGK, from the coding sequence ATGACAACAATCCGTCTTACCCGTATGGGACGCAAAAAACAGCCTTTCTACCGCGTTGCGGTTACTGATTCCCGCAAACGCCGTGACGGCGGCTGGATCGAACTGATCGGCTGGTACAACCCGATGACCAAAGAACAGAAGATCGACGAAGAGCGTCTGAACTACTGGATCAGCGTCGGCGCCACGATGAGCGACCGCGTCAAAAAGATCACCGGCAAATAA
- the rimM gene encoding ribosome maturation factor RimM (Essential for efficient processing of 16S rRNA), whose translation MSKRQNNDRLLHIATLGRTVGLHGEMKLHLFTDFPEQFVPGETFYTKERTPLRFETVNMERELVKLEGIETPEDAKRFTNVMLYTTYGRTREMCHLDEGEHFWFDLIGCTVMEDGVTLGKVLEIERIGAVDYLQIKTDDALTKQRLPKQFLLPKQPPFVESVDTDAALITAHGAMAILEES comes from the coding sequence ATGTCGAAACGGCAGAATAACGACCGGCTCCTCCATATCGCCACGCTTGGCCGCACCGTCGGCCTGCACGGCGAGATGAAGCTGCACCTCTTCACCGATTTTCCCGAACAGTTCGTCCCCGGCGAGACCTTCTATACCAAAGAGCGTACCCCGCTGCGGTTTGAAACGGTCAACATGGAGCGCGAACTGGTCAAACTCGAAGGTATCGAAACCCCCGAAGACGCCAAACGCTTCACCAACGTCATGCTCTACACGACCTACGGCCGTACCCGCGAAATGTGCCACCTCGATGAGGGGGAGCACTTCTGGTTCGACCTGATCGGCTGCACGGTCATGGAAGACGGTGTGACGCTGGGCAAGGTGCTGGAGATCGAGCGCATCGGCGCGGTCGATTACCTGCAGATCAAAACCGACGATGCGCTGACAAAGCAGAGACTGCCCAAGCAGTTCCTTCTGCCCAAACAGCCGCCCTTCGTCGAAAGTGTCGATACCGATGCGGCCCTGATCACCGCGCACGGCGCGATGGCCATCCTGGAGGAGTCGTGA
- a CDS encoding 4-(cytidine 5'-diphospho)-2-C-methyl-D-erythritol kinase → MKHYKAPAKVNIFLKITGRRGEYHEILSRFMVVEQLHDLLYFFPKEEEGFVIDGDFACTTEQNTIYKAYRALLEATGSTELERLMQTHGIAVNKHIPAFAGLGGGSSDAATYLKMCNEVLHLGLDVGELAAIGAKVGADVPFFVYGYPSANVSGIGEIVEPFDEVPLQLETRTPPIEISTPAVYRRFRESFYKELSAEAHDYYAQTDSKTLLSELSADDANDLFEPALSLYPELKEHFRHGWFFSGSGSSFFRPLPPA, encoded by the coding sequence ATGAAACATTACAAGGCACCGGCCAAGGTCAATATCTTTCTCAAGATTACGGGGCGCCGCGGGGAATACCACGAGATCCTCTCGCGCTTTATGGTGGTGGAGCAGCTGCACGACCTGCTTTACTTCTTTCCCAAGGAGGAGGAGGGGTTCGTCATCGACGGCGATTTTGCCTGTACGACGGAGCAGAATACGATCTATAAAGCCTACCGTGCCCTGTTAGAGGCGACAGGGTCGACGGAACTTGAGCGGCTGATGCAGACCCATGGCATTGCCGTCAACAAACACATTCCCGCCTTTGCAGGCCTCGGCGGGGGCAGTTCGGACGCGGCGACCTACCTGAAGATGTGCAACGAAGTGCTGCACCTGGGGCTCGATGTCGGAGAATTGGCCGCGATCGGCGCAAAAGTAGGGGCGGACGTTCCCTTTTTCGTTTACGGCTATCCCAGCGCGAACGTCTCGGGCATCGGCGAGATCGTCGAGCCCTTTGACGAGGTGCCGCTGCAGCTCGAGACGCGCACGCCGCCGATCGAGATCAGTACGCCCGCCGTCTACCGCCGTTTCCGGGAGAGCTTTTACAAAGAGCTCTCCGCCGAGGCCCATGACTACTATGCACAGACCGATTCGAAAACGCTGCTCTCCGAATTGAGCGCCGATGATGCGAACGACCTCTTTGAACCGGCGCTGTCGCTCTACCCTGAGCTCAAAGAGCATTTCCGCCACGGCTGGTTCTTCTCCGGCAGCGGCAGCAGTTTCTTCAGGCCTCTCCCTCCGGCGTAG
- the rplS gene encoding 50S ribosomal protein L19, translated as MRNKYIENFENAQVAEKNVPEFRAGDTVRLAVTIKEGDKTRVQNYEGVCIAMRGQGTGKTITVRKIGANGIGIERVFPIYSDSINEIKVLRRGRVRRAKLFYLRDRAGKSARIKELRK; from the coding sequence ATGAGAAATAAATACATCGAAAATTTCGAAAATGCTCAAGTCGCTGAAAAGAACGTCCCAGAATTCCGCGCCGGTGATACCGTACGCCTCGCTGTTACCATTAAAGAAGGTGACAAAACTCGTGTTCAGAACTACGAGGGTGTATGTATCGCAATGCGCGGTCAGGGAACGGGTAAAACCATCACAGTTCGTAAAATCGGTGCCAACGGCATCGGTATCGAGCGTGTTTTCCCGATCTACAGCGACAGCATCAACGAGATCAAAGTACTTCGCCGCGGACGTGTACGTCGTGCGAAACTCTTCTACCTGCGCGACCGTGCCGGTAAATCTGCACGTATCAAAGAGCTCCGCAAGTAA